Within the Chloroflexota bacterium genome, the region CGTTCGGCAGCGTCCCGCAGAACTGCGCCGCGATGGCGTCCGCCAGGTGGCTGTAGTGGTTGTGCGGGGCGATGTTGATCTCGTAGGCCTCGGCCATGTCGGCCACACGCTTGCCCTGAATCCAGCCGTTCCAGGGCAGGTCGATGATGCAGACGTCCATCGCGTGCTGCTCGAAGTAGGGGCGGAACTGCTTCGAGGTGATCAGGCTCTCGCAGGAGGCGATGGGCGTGCTGGTCGAGTCCTTGACCTGCCGCAGCGCGGCCGGGTCCCACATGTCGCACTCGATCCACTGCATCCGGAACGGCTCCAGCAGCTTGCCGATCCGCTGCAACCCATCCGTCTTGAAATTGTAGTTCAGGTCGAGCGCGATGCCGACATCCGGCCCGACCGCCTCGCGGAACGTGCCGATCAGCCGCTCGATGCGGTCCAGCGTCTGGGCCGTGACGACGCCTTCCTGGTTCTCGCCGGAGCGGTCGAAGCCCGGCGAGTAGACGACGGCCGGGTCGCCCGGGATCACGATGTTCGTCTTGAGGGCCGTGAACCCCCGCGCCACGACCTCCCGCCCGAGCGTGGATATGTCGTCGTAGGTGCGGATCGGGGGCGTGCCGGCCTGCTGCCAGTTGGTGGCGCGCACCGTGCCGCAGTGCGACCAGTAAACACGCTGACGGTCGCGGAGCGGGCCGCCGTGCAGCTCGGACACCGAGACGCCGAGCGCCCGCGCTTTGATGTCCCAGAGCGCCAGCTCGATGCCGGCCATCGCGCGGTGCGCCGAGCCGCCGAGATGCTGGCGGCTGATGCGGTACATCAGCCAGTAGAGCCGCTCGACGTGGCGCGGATCCTCGCCGAGCAGGTACGGCGTGAAGTCCAGAACCGCCCCCGCCAGAGCGCGTGGCATCCGGCCATCGCTGCACTCGCCCCACCCGACGAGGCCGTCGTCCGTCTCGACCTTCACAAAGACCCAGGCGCGCCAGCCGGCGTCGCAGAGGAAGGTCTCGATGCTGGCAATCTTCATAGTGCTCCTCGTTGAGGCCCGTGTCCCGGGAAGATGGTAGCCCGGCCCGCCCCTCACGCCAGGGCAATTGCATGTTCGCTGGTGTCCCCGAAGCGCGACGAGGCGCGCAGTCGGGGGTTGAAACCCCCGCCTACAGTCACGCCGTCGCTGCGCGACGGCCGTCGGGAGAGGCCCATGTCCCGGGAAGATGGTAGCCCGGCCCGCCCCTCACGCCAGGGCAATTGCATGTTCGCTGGTGTTCCCGAAGCATCATGGAACGGGCGGTCGGGGACTGAAGTCCCCGCCTACAGTCATTCAGTCGCTGCGCGACGGCCGTCGGGAAC harbors:
- a CDS encoding mandelate racemase/muconate lactonizing enzyme family protein gives rise to the protein MKIASIETFLCDAGWRAWVFVKVETDDGLVGWGECSDGRMPRALAGAVLDFTPYLLGEDPRHVERLYWLMYRISRQHLGGSAHRAMAGIELALWDIKARALGVSVSELHGGPLRDRQRVYWSHCGTVRATNWQQAGTPPIRTYDDISTLGREVVARGFTALKTNIVIPGDPAVVYSPGFDRSGENQEGVVTAQTLDRIERLIGTFREAVGPDVGIALDLNYNFKTDGLQRIGKLLEPFRMQWIECDMWDPAALRQVKDSTSTPIASCESLITSKQFRPYFEQHAMDVCIIDLPWNGWIQGKRVADMAEAYEINIAPHNHYSHLADAIAAQFCGTLPNVKIMEIEIDDVPWKRDLVTVPPTIEHGYVQAPSGPGWGLALDEEALRAHPWPRR